A portion of the Krasilnikovia cinnamomea genome contains these proteins:
- a CDS encoding vWA domain-containing protein, protein MPYTAEAFQNEFLSLGATEVNAIVTVASTGSEGGRRTAGATEIIIVDASGSMQAEGRMAAARQAAKAAIECIDDGVHFAIIAGVSTAQQLFPAPGQLAVASPQSRADAVRSIDRLQANGGTAMGAWLTLAAQLFAQRPGDIAHAILLTDGENGEYQGYLEQVLQQIAGKFQCDCRGVGTNWQVSELRKIATALLGTVDIVARPADLTAAFEQMMTAAMGKTSADVQLKVWTPVNSTVRFVKQVEPEVVDLTGKRTEDGPRAGRYPLGSWGAESRDYHICVDVTAGAAGDEMLAARVSVVEGDDVLTQCLVRAVWTEDTALSTRINRQVAHYTGQAELADAIQAGLEARKAGDDRTATLKFGRAAQLAHASGNKATEELLATVVDIEDPATGTVRLRRKVEAADEMALDTRSTKTVRVGRAQ, encoded by the coding sequence GTGCCGTACACCGCCGAGGCGTTCCAGAACGAGTTCCTCTCGCTGGGCGCCACCGAGGTCAACGCGATCGTGACGGTCGCGTCGACCGGCAGCGAGGGTGGCCGGCGCACCGCCGGTGCCACCGAGATCATCATCGTGGACGCGTCCGGCTCGATGCAGGCCGAGGGCCGGATGGCGGCCGCCCGGCAGGCCGCCAAGGCGGCGATCGAATGCATCGACGACGGTGTCCACTTCGCCATCATCGCGGGGGTGAGCACCGCACAGCAGCTGTTCCCCGCGCCCGGCCAGCTCGCGGTCGCGTCGCCGCAGAGCCGGGCCGACGCGGTCCGCTCGATCGACCGCCTGCAGGCCAACGGCGGTACGGCCATGGGCGCCTGGCTCACCCTGGCGGCGCAGCTGTTCGCCCAGCGCCCCGGCGACATCGCGCACGCGATCCTGCTCACCGACGGCGAGAACGGCGAGTACCAGGGCTACCTGGAGCAGGTGCTGCAGCAGATCGCGGGCAAGTTCCAGTGCGACTGCCGGGGCGTCGGCACCAACTGGCAGGTCTCCGAGCTGCGCAAGATCGCCACGGCGTTGCTGGGTACGGTCGACATCGTCGCCCGCCCCGCCGACCTGACCGCCGCGTTCGAGCAGATGATGACCGCCGCGATGGGCAAGACCAGCGCGGACGTGCAGCTCAAGGTGTGGACCCCGGTCAACTCGACGGTCCGCTTCGTCAAACAGGTCGAGCCGGAGGTCGTCGACCTGACCGGCAAGCGGACCGAGGACGGTCCCCGCGCCGGGCGCTACCCCCTCGGGTCGTGGGGCGCCGAGAGCCGCGACTACCACATCTGCGTGGACGTGACGGCGGGTGCGGCCGGCGACGAGATGCTGGCCGCCCGGGTGTCCGTGGTCGAGGGCGACGATGTGCTCACCCAGTGCCTCGTGCGCGCGGTGTGGACCGAGGACACGGCGCTGTCCACCCGGATCAACCGGCAGGTGGCGCACTACACCGGGCAGGCGGAGCTGGCCGACGCGATCCAGGCCGGGCTGGAGGCGCGCAAGGCCGGCGATGACCGTACGGCCACCCTGAAGTTCGGTCGGGCCGCGCAGCTCGCCCACGCCAGCGGCAACAAGGCCACCGAGGAGCTGCTGGCCACGGTGGTCGACATCGAGGACCCGGCGACCGGTACGGTGCGGCTGCGCCGCAAGGTGGAGGCGGCGGACGAGATGGCGCTGGACACCCGCTCCACCAAGACGGTCCGGGTGGGACGCGCGCAATGA
- a CDS encoding FHA domain-containing protein, producing the protein MTTYLCPKGHASSTDDFCDTCGARIGGTVPVSAPASAPPAAAPPSPARGTPCPNCGTPRTAMWRFCEDCGFDHTTGKVPALDTPPAAARPAGPWTATVTADRTYFDANAIEGVEFPAHCPERRYVLPTPQARIGRRSTSKGTDPEIDLSAAPLDPGVSHSHALLTVNVDGGWLVSDLGSTNGTYVNDEATPLSAGQSRTLGDGDRVHVGAWTTITLHAPAN; encoded by the coding sequence ATGACGACGTACCTGTGCCCGAAGGGCCACGCGTCCAGCACGGACGACTTCTGCGACACGTGTGGCGCCCGGATCGGCGGCACCGTACCGGTCAGCGCCCCCGCCTCCGCGCCCCCGGCCGCCGCTCCCCCGTCCCCGGCGCGCGGCACGCCGTGCCCGAACTGCGGCACGCCGCGCACCGCGATGTGGCGTTTCTGCGAGGACTGCGGGTTCGACCACACGACCGGCAAGGTGCCCGCCCTGGACACCCCACCGGCGGCGGCGCGCCCGGCGGGACCGTGGACCGCGACGGTGACCGCGGACCGGACCTACTTCGACGCCAACGCGATCGAGGGGGTGGAGTTCCCGGCGCACTGCCCCGAGCGGCGCTACGTGCTGCCGACCCCGCAGGCCCGGATCGGCCGCCGGAGCACGTCGAAGGGCACCGACCCGGAGATCGACCTGTCGGCGGCGCCGCTGGACCCGGGCGTCTCGCACAGCCACGCGCTGCTGACGGTCAACGTGGACGGCGGCTGGCTGGTGTCGGACCTGGGCTCCACCAACGGCACGTACGTCAACGACGAGGCGACGCCGCTGAGCGCCGGGCAGAGCCGTACGCTCGGTGACGGCGACCGGGTGCACGTCGGCGCGTGGACGACCATCACGTTGCACGCGCCCGCGAACTAG
- a CDS encoding carboxypeptidase-like regulatory domain-containing protein: protein MPWRNWSDDEELFLDVRDALHPDPIEAQVIEAARAVRAWQTADPDRELAALLYDSYVDQTVGVRGPQPSAARNLVFGRDELRVEIELSGAGIEGQLIPPEPATVRLFTVAGLAAETTADEVGCFTFPATSPGPIRIECSVAGRQVATEWISV from the coding sequence ATGCCTTGGCGCAACTGGAGTGATGACGAGGAGTTGTTCCTCGACGTCCGCGACGCCCTGCATCCCGATCCGATCGAGGCCCAGGTCATCGAGGCGGCCCGCGCCGTACGGGCCTGGCAGACCGCCGACCCGGACCGGGAGCTGGCCGCCCTGCTCTACGACTCCTACGTGGACCAGACCGTCGGCGTGCGCGGTCCGCAGCCCAGCGCCGCCCGCAACCTCGTGTTCGGGCGCGACGAGCTGCGGGTCGAGATCGAGCTGTCCGGCGCGGGCATCGAGGGCCAGCTCATCCCGCCGGAACCGGCCACGGTACGGCTGTTCACCGTCGCCGGCCTGGCGGCCGAGACCACCGCGGACGAGGTGGGCTGCTTCACCTTCCCGGCCACCTCGCCCGGCCCGATCCGCATCGAGTGCTCCGTGGCGGGGCGTCAGGTCGCCACGGAGTGGATCAGCGTCTGA
- a CDS encoding RNA polymerase sigma factor, with product MLEWELPALVKASVERDEDAWNEIVRRFAGLVAYVIRHYRLSPADTQDVSQLVWLRLVEHLGQLREPSALPGWLTTTTRHECERYLRTNGRNVAMDPQTMPALDRADSPEIDELLIAAERRQVLLDGLGELAPQQRELLLMLTADPPYSYQEISRVLGLPIGSIGPTRSRVLGKLRDTDAVRAYLGEDESAHIGRCP from the coding sequence ATGCTGGAGTGGGAGCTACCGGCGCTCGTCAAGGCCAGCGTCGAGCGCGACGAGGACGCGTGGAACGAGATCGTGCGCCGGTTCGCCGGCCTGGTGGCGTACGTGATCCGGCACTACCGGCTCTCGCCGGCCGACACCCAGGACGTCAGCCAGCTGGTCTGGCTGCGCCTGGTGGAACACCTCGGCCAGTTGCGTGAGCCGTCCGCCCTGCCGGGCTGGCTGACCACCACCACCCGGCACGAATGCGAACGGTACCTGCGTACCAACGGCCGCAACGTGGCCATGGACCCGCAGACCATGCCCGCGCTGGACCGCGCCGACTCACCCGAGATCGACGAGCTGCTGATCGCCGCCGAACGCCGCCAGGTTTTGCTGGACGGCCTCGGGGAACTAGCCCCCCAGCAGCGGGAGCTGTTGCTGATGCTGACCGCCGACCCGCCGTACTCGTACCAGGAGATCAGCCGGGTGCTCGGGCTGCCGATCGGCAGCATCGGCCCGACCCGCAGCCGCGTGCTGGGCAAACTGCGCGACACGGACGCCGTCCGGGCGTACCTCGGGGAAGACGAATCCGCACACATCGGGAGGTGTCCGTGA
- a CDS encoding S8 family peptidase, protein MNLTDAPLGYAFEGDYPESYGSELLRLRTIVAQQVVRLADTRPSAEGRLLGVLIGRRSSDRERAQIEVALRRDGAPSLLARGELLISAKDLAAVGALVQDYGDRTVGDHVRLRRFAAGRVELDRVIDDCAVHNIAAHPNYIASMAAVGKGVGGPENAPWLGDFANYRIPNAPSDGGPGPRPPVAVIDTGVEETMRGDHWLGKVTRTPENLDLLDVLPRGGDGFLDYEAGHGTFVAGVVQRVAPSADIRVYRAADTDGFATDDDIAAAIVQAHRDGAEIINLSLGGKTLDDQPPLLMQQAVETVHAEAGRDSKGRFNKVIVAAAGNYGDRGIVWPAALDGVEAVAGLTAYLSPASWSSYGAVRFSTVGEGIRSVYPEGAESPLFDPEPDTFGPNAAAVWSGTSFAAPQIAGAVARISAEQNVSPRDAVDLLDARGKSVVGFGKAMRILQGIG, encoded by the coding sequence ATGAATCTGACCGATGCGCCCCTGGGCTATGCCTTCGAGGGCGACTATCCGGAATCTTACGGCTCCGAGCTGCTGCGCCTGCGTACCATCGTGGCCCAGCAGGTGGTCCGGCTGGCCGACACCCGGCCGTCCGCCGAGGGCCGGTTGCTCGGCGTCCTGATCGGGCGCCGTTCGAGCGACCGCGAGCGGGCCCAGATCGAGGTGGCGCTGCGCCGCGACGGCGCGCCGAGCCTGCTGGCCCGTGGCGAGCTGCTGATCTCGGCGAAGGATCTCGCCGCCGTCGGTGCGCTGGTGCAGGACTACGGCGACCGGACCGTCGGCGACCACGTACGCCTGCGCCGGTTCGCCGCCGGGCGCGTGGAGCTGGACCGGGTGATCGACGACTGCGCCGTGCACAATATCGCCGCGCACCCGAACTACATCGCCTCGATGGCCGCGGTCGGCAAGGGCGTCGGCGGCCCGGAGAACGCACCCTGGCTGGGCGACTTCGCGAACTACCGCATCCCGAACGCGCCGAGCGACGGCGGGCCCGGGCCACGGCCGCCGGTCGCGGTGATCGACACCGGTGTCGAGGAGACCATGCGCGGCGACCACTGGCTCGGCAAGGTGACACGTACCCCGGAGAACCTGGACCTGCTCGATGTGCTGCCCCGGGGCGGGGACGGCTTCCTGGACTACGAGGCCGGGCACGGCACGTTCGTGGCCGGTGTGGTGCAGCGGGTCGCGCCGAGCGCGGACATCCGGGTCTACCGCGCGGCCGACACGGACGGCTTCGCCACCGACGACGACATCGCCGCCGCGATCGTGCAGGCTCACCGGGACGGCGCGGAGATCATCAACCTGTCGCTGGGCGGCAAGACCCTCGACGACCAGCCGCCGCTGCTCATGCAGCAGGCCGTCGAGACGGTGCACGCCGAGGCCGGGCGCGACAGCAAGGGCCGCTTCAACAAGGTGATCGTGGCCGCCGCGGGCAACTACGGCGACCGGGGGATCGTCTGGCCCGCCGCGCTCGACGGTGTCGAGGCGGTCGCCGGGCTCACCGCGTACCTGTCGCCCGCGTCCTGGTCCAGCTACGGCGCGGTGCGCTTCTCCACCGTGGGTGAGGGCATCCGCTCGGTCTACCCCGAGGGCGCCGAGTCGCCGCTGTTCGACCCGGAGCCGGACACGTTCGGCCCGAACGCGGCGGCGGTGTGGAGTGGCACCTCGTTCGCCGCACCGCAGATCGCGGGCGCGGTGGCCCGCATCTCGGCCGAGCAGAACGTCTCGCCGCGCGACGCGGTGGATCTGCTCGACGCGCGCGGCAAGTCCGTCGTCGGCTTCGGCAAGGCGATGCGGATCCTGCAGGGAATCGGATGA
- a CDS encoding CHAT domain-containing protein has protein sequence MIHARRVHEGVIADPRRYGPIAAELVRTVRRSGPPEALALALRAYAWAERARLAAAPARKLLDEAARIARRHKLQHVLADVLMSRAAVNQELGRLDSAQHDLDAAEPLVAPDRAVELTFQRAVLQQNIGLLAPAAVAYRDLLSGTGTPDRTRVIAGNNLAIIEAQYGRHPEALRRLDDAGTLARKVGPALVAMVIETRAWATVHAGRLADGVRLFDDAAHAFEAAGLPLGEHYVEYADALMDLRLIPEATAAARSAAEQFERHGVPLMGAEAELRVAQLALLTGDPREAEQASAAAARSFERQGRRAWQARAALVHAQARLDAGRATAADLRAARRVCRTLESQGTWAYAVGAYDIAGRIAAALGRRREAVAALQHAVELARRTPVLVRMRGSVAGATAAALLGDDAGVLAHCRRGLNDLARHRTALPSVELRALASGHGTELGQLGLEVMVRGGSPPRVLDWMERTRAAALLAVEPPGGTDVADLEALRGIHAELEGLTTGERTVGLRDPLLARQKAIEDRIRRASWRRRTDNRQVTTTIRPARLRAALDGRILVEYAVLHDDIVAVVVEPRRSRLVALGPGAPVLEQVRALFFALRRLTRALPESSLDAARLSADVRVAKLRELLLGPLGVPGDAELVVVPAGHLHALPWSALWDAPLSLAPSAALWTRTREAALAHPGPGPTVLVEGPNLPGATTEVRRLSERYPGAVTIVPPESTTARVLRRLDGADLVHLACHGWLRSDNPLFSSLVLSDGPLTVQELQTSGVAPHRLVLASCQSGADVSYAGDEVVGFISSLLARGTAGVVASVAAVPDVAAVELMVALHEQVATGRTLAHALHTARAALDPTDPAAYVNWCTFSAYGAA, from the coding sequence GTGATACACGCTAGGCGAGTTCATGAGGGCGTAATAGCGGATCCCCGACGCTACGGGCCGATCGCCGCCGAACTCGTCCGAACGGTACGCCGCTCCGGGCCGCCCGAGGCGCTCGCGCTCGCGCTGCGCGCGTACGCCTGGGCGGAACGGGCCCGGCTGGCCGCCGCCCCGGCCCGCAAACTGCTCGACGAGGCCGCCCGGATCGCCCGCCGGCACAAGCTGCAACACGTCCTGGCCGACGTCCTGATGAGCCGCGCCGCGGTCAACCAGGAGCTGGGCCGCCTCGACAGCGCCCAGCACGACCTCGACGCCGCCGAACCCCTGGTGGCCCCGGACCGGGCCGTCGAGCTGACCTTCCAGCGGGCGGTCCTGCAGCAGAACATCGGGCTGCTGGCCCCGGCCGCCGTCGCCTACCGCGACCTGCTGTCGGGCACCGGCACCCCGGACCGCACCAGGGTCATCGCGGGCAACAACCTCGCCATCATCGAGGCTCAGTACGGCCGCCACCCCGAGGCGCTGCGCCGCCTCGACGACGCCGGAACGCTGGCCCGGAAGGTGGGCCCGGCCCTGGTCGCCATGGTGATCGAGACCCGGGCCTGGGCGACGGTCCACGCGGGCCGCCTCGCCGATGGCGTCCGGTTGTTCGACGACGCGGCGCACGCCTTCGAGGCCGCCGGTCTCCCCCTGGGCGAGCACTACGTCGAGTACGCGGACGCGCTCATGGACCTGCGGCTCATCCCGGAGGCCACCGCCGCCGCACGCTCCGCCGCCGAACAGTTCGAACGGCACGGGGTGCCGCTGATGGGCGCCGAGGCGGAGCTGCGGGTCGCCCAGCTCGCCCTGCTCACCGGCGACCCACGGGAGGCCGAACAGGCGTCGGCCGCCGCCGCGCGCAGCTTCGAGCGGCAGGGGCGCCGCGCGTGGCAGGCCCGGGCCGCCCTGGTGCACGCGCAGGCCCGGCTCGACGCGGGCCGGGCCACCGCCGCCGACCTGCGCGCGGCCCGCCGGGTCTGCCGCACCCTGGAAAGCCAGGGCACCTGGGCGTACGCGGTCGGCGCGTACGACATCGCGGGGCGCATCGCCGCCGCCCTGGGCCGCCGCCGGGAGGCCGTCGCGGCGCTGCAGCACGCGGTCGAGCTGGCCCGGCGCACGCCCGTACTGGTCCGGATGCGCGGCAGCGTGGCCGGGGCGACCGCCGCGGCGCTGCTCGGCGACGACGCCGGGGTGCTGGCGCACTGCCGGCGCGGCCTGAACGACCTCGCCCGGCACCGCACCGCCCTGCCCTCGGTGGAACTGCGGGCGCTCGCCTCCGGGCACGGCACCGAGCTGGGCCAGCTCGGGCTGGAGGTGATGGTGCGCGGCGGCTCGCCGCCACGGGTGCTGGACTGGATGGAACGCACCCGGGCGGCCGCCCTGCTGGCCGTCGAGCCCCCCGGCGGCACCGACGTGGCCGACCTGGAGGCGCTGCGCGGCATCCACGCGGAGCTGGAAGGCCTGACCACCGGCGAGCGTACGGTCGGCCTGCGCGATCCGCTGCTGGCCCGGCAGAAGGCCATCGAGGACCGGATCCGGCGCGCCAGCTGGCGCCGCCGTACGGACAACCGGCAGGTCACCACCACGATCCGGCCCGCCCGGCTGCGCGCCGCCCTCGACGGCCGGATCCTGGTCGAGTACGCCGTGCTGCACGACGACATCGTCGCGGTGGTGGTCGAGCCGCGGCGCAGCCGGCTCGTCGCGCTCGGGCCCGGCGCGCCGGTGCTGGAGCAGGTCCGCGCGCTGTTCTTCGCACTGCGCCGGCTGACCCGGGCGCTGCCGGAATCGTCGCTGGACGCGGCCCGGCTCAGCGCCGACGTCCGGGTCGCCAAGCTGCGCGAGCTGCTGCTGGGGCCGCTGGGCGTGCCCGGCGACGCCGAGCTGGTGGTGGTGCCCGCCGGGCACCTGCACGCCCTGCCGTGGTCGGCGCTGTGGGACGCGCCGCTGTCGCTGGCGCCCTCGGCCGCGCTGTGGACCCGCACCCGGGAGGCGGCGCTGGCGCACCCGGGGCCGGGCCCCACCGTGCTCGTCGAGGGGCCGAACCTGCCCGGCGCCACCACCGAGGTGCGGCGGCTGTCCGAGCGCTACCCCGGCGCGGTGACCATCGTGCCGCCGGAAAGCACCACCGCGCGGGTGCTGCGCCGCCTCGACGGCGCCGATCTGGTGCACCTGGCCTGCCACGGCTGGCTGCGCTCGGACAACCCGCTGTTCTCCTCGCTGGTGCTCAGCGACGGGCCGCTGACCGTGCAGGAACTGCAGACCAGCGGGGTCGCCCCGCACCGGCTGGTGCTGGCGTCGTGCCAGTCCGGCGCGGACGTCAGCTACGCGGGCGACGAGGTGGTCGGGTTCATCAGCTCCCTGCTGGCCCGGGGGACGGCCGGGGTGGTGGCCAGCGTGGCCGCCGTGCCGGACGTGGCCGCCGTGGAGCTCATGGTGGCCCTGCACGAGCAGGTGGCCACCGGCCGTACGCTGGCGCACGCTCTGCACACCGCGCGGGCCGCCCTGGACCCCACGGATCCGGCGGCGTACGTCAACTGGTGCACGTTCAGCGCGTACGGAGCAGCCTAA
- a CDS encoding adenylate/guanylate cyclase domain-containing protein has product MDVGQQHHLDRTTGHRRDAAVLFADLSGFTELVESVEPEIVYQVVRPLMDDLVDIARRHGGEIQQVLGDGFMCVFGLHTTRGDEAERAVAAGLELVAAGGARLGRPSVHAGVETGEIYVTASWPPAGYGVWGRPVNLAARLCDLAGPGELQIGPRAFAQVRRRFGPARAARTRLKGLTAPVLTHRISPQRVPQHTEPDHAMIDAA; this is encoded by the coding sequence GTGGATGTCGGACAGCAGCACCACCTCGACCGCACGACGGGACACCGGCGGGACGCCGCCGTGCTGTTCGCCGATCTCTCCGGCTTCACCGAACTCGTCGAGTCCGTCGAGCCGGAGATCGTCTACCAGGTGGTCCGGCCGCTCATGGACGACCTGGTAGACATCGCCCGCCGCCACGGCGGCGAGATCCAGCAGGTGCTGGGCGACGGCTTCATGTGCGTCTTCGGCCTGCACACGACGCGCGGCGACGAGGCGGAACGCGCGGTCGCCGCCGGGCTGGAACTCGTGGCCGCGGGCGGTGCCCGGCTGGGCCGGCCGTCGGTGCACGCGGGGGTGGAGACCGGCGAGATCTACGTGACCGCCTCCTGGCCCCCCGCCGGGTACGGCGTGTGGGGCCGCCCGGTGAACCTCGCGGCACGGCTGTGTGACCTCGCCGGGCCGGGCGAGCTGCAGATCGGGCCGCGCGCGTTCGCCCAGGTGCGGCGCCGCTTCGGACCGGCGCGGGCCGCGCGGACCCGCCTCAAGGGCCTCACCGCACCGGTGCTGACGCACCGGATCTCGCCGCAGCGCGTGCCCCAGCACACCGAGCCGGACCACGCGATGATCGACGCGGCGTAG
- a CDS encoding DEAD/DEAH box helicase yields MTSPAERYAESKRRAARAAQFPALDDFMLDVGFDLDDFQREACEVLERGSGVLVCAPTGAGKTVVGEFAVHLALRAEAAGGAPRKCFYTTPIKALSNQKYHDLVERHGADQVGLLTGDNAINGDAPVVVMTTEVLRNMLYSGSASLRGLAYVVMDEVHYLADRFRGAVWEEVIIHLPASVTLVSLSATVSNYEEFADWLVTVRGRTEVVVSEHRPVPLWQHMLVGKRMFDLFHDADAARKHDVHPELLRYTREMMRRLELGERSTGPGYRGGRSRRWLPPPRAEVVDRLEHAGLLPAILFIFSRNGCDAAVQQCLAAGLRLTSVEERAEIRRIAEARVATIPAEDLSVLGYWEWLDGLERGIAAHHAGMLPAFKEAVEECFVRGLVKAVFATETLALGINMPARCVVLERLVKFNGEAHVDLTPGEYTQLTGRAGRRGIDVEGHAVVLWSPEVDPRHVAGLASTRTYPLRSSFRPSYNMAANLVGTVGAERARELLESSFAQFQADRSVVGLARQVQRNTEIIESYGAEETCHHGDFEEYFAIRVAIAERERALARQGASQRRAAAVSSLERLRVGDVIRVPQGRRAGLAVVLDPGTGGFGEPRPLVLTQDRWAGRVSPADFPGAVDVLERIRVPKHFNHRSPAARRDLASSISATGLDRHGGGRRNRNRGANNGEDAEIALLKVRMRQHPCHACPEREEHARWAERRHRLQRDTDGLRARVAGRTGSLARTFDQVCAVLADRGYLSADGEVTEAGRMLARIWTEADLLVAECLRQGVWEGLAPEELAAAVSVVLYESRREGDERASMPKGPTTAAVDACGKLWSEIESAEAARGLSLTREPDLGFVWPMYRWARGEPLAKVLASGSNYDQDMPAGDFVRWARQVLDLLGQLKDASGVSPTVRDTARRAIGAVNRGVLAHQPTL; encoded by the coding sequence ATGACGAGCCCCGCCGAACGGTATGCGGAGTCGAAACGGCGGGCGGCCCGCGCGGCGCAGTTCCCCGCCCTCGACGATTTCATGCTCGATGTCGGCTTCGATCTGGACGATTTCCAGCGGGAGGCGTGCGAGGTCCTGGAGCGCGGCAGCGGGGTGCTCGTGTGCGCTCCCACCGGGGCCGGCAAGACCGTGGTGGGGGAGTTCGCGGTGCACCTGGCACTGCGTGCGGAGGCCGCCGGCGGGGCGCCGCGCAAGTGCTTCTACACCACCCCGATCAAGGCGCTGTCCAACCAGAAGTACCACGATCTGGTCGAGCGGCACGGCGCCGACCAGGTCGGGCTGCTGACCGGTGACAACGCGATCAACGGCGACGCCCCGGTGGTGGTGATGACCACCGAGGTGCTGCGCAACATGCTGTATTCGGGCTCGGCCAGCCTGCGCGGGCTCGCGTACGTCGTGATGGACGAGGTGCACTACCTCGCCGACCGGTTCCGGGGCGCGGTCTGGGAGGAGGTGATCATCCACCTGCCCGCGTCGGTGACCCTGGTGTCGCTGTCGGCCACGGTGAGCAACTACGAGGAGTTCGCCGACTGGCTGGTCACGGTGCGCGGGCGGACCGAGGTGGTGGTCAGCGAGCACCGGCCCGTCCCGCTGTGGCAGCACATGCTGGTCGGCAAGCGCATGTTCGACCTGTTCCACGACGCCGACGCGGCCCGCAAGCACGACGTGCACCCGGAGCTGCTGCGCTACACCCGCGAGATGATGCGCCGCCTCGAGCTGGGCGAGCGGTCCACCGGGCCGGGATACCGGGGCGGGCGCTCGCGCCGCTGGCTGCCGCCGCCGCGCGCCGAGGTGGTGGATCGGCTGGAGCACGCCGGGCTGCTGCCCGCGATCCTGTTCATCTTCAGCCGCAACGGGTGCGACGCCGCGGTGCAGCAGTGCCTCGCGGCCGGTCTGCGGCTGACCAGCGTGGAGGAGCGGGCCGAGATCCGCCGCATCGCCGAGGCGCGGGTCGCCACGATCCCCGCCGAGGACCTGTCCGTCCTCGGGTACTGGGAGTGGCTGGACGGCCTGGAGCGGGGCATCGCGGCGCACCACGCCGGGATGCTGCCCGCCTTCAAGGAGGCGGTCGAGGAGTGTTTCGTCCGCGGCCTCGTCAAGGCGGTCTTCGCGACCGAGACGCTGGCGCTGGGCATCAACATGCCGGCCCGCTGCGTGGTGCTCGAACGCCTGGTCAAGTTCAACGGCGAGGCCCACGTCGACCTCACCCCGGGGGAGTACACCCAGCTCACCGGGCGGGCCGGGCGGCGCGGCATCGACGTCGAGGGGCACGCGGTGGTGCTGTGGAGTCCCGAGGTGGATCCCCGGCACGTCGCGGGGCTGGCCTCCACCCGGACGTATCCGCTGCGCTCCAGCTTCCGGCCGTCGTACAACATGGCGGCCAATCTGGTCGGCACGGTCGGCGCGGAGCGGGCGCGGGAGCTGCTGGAGTCCTCGTTCGCCCAGTTCCAGGCGGACCGTTCGGTGGTGGGGCTGGCCCGGCAGGTGCAGCGCAACACCGAGATCATCGAGTCGTACGGCGCGGAGGAGACCTGCCACCACGGCGACTTCGAGGAGTACTTCGCGATCCGGGTCGCGATCGCCGAGCGGGAGCGGGCGCTGGCCCGGCAGGGCGCGTCGCAGCGGCGCGCGGCGGCGGTGTCGTCGCTGGAGCGGCTGCGGGTGGGCGACGTGATCCGGGTGCCGCAGGGCCGCCGGGCCGGGCTGGCCGTGGTGCTGGACCCGGGCACGGGCGGGTTCGGTGAGCCGCGCCCGCTGGTGCTCACCCAGGACCGCTGGGCCGGGCGGGTCAGCCCCGCGGACTTCCCCGGCGCGGTGGACGTGCTGGAGCGCATCCGGGTGCCGAAGCATTTCAACCACCGGTCGCCGGCGGCCCGCCGGGACCTGGCGTCCTCGATCAGCGCCACCGGGCTGGACCGGCACGGCGGCGGCCGGCGCAACCGCAACCGCGGCGCCAACAACGGCGAGGACGCGGAGATCGCGCTGCTCAAGGTGCGGATGCGCCAGCACCCCTGCCACGCCTGCCCGGAGCGCGAGGAGCACGCCCGCTGGGCGGAGCGGCGGCACCGGCTGCAACGCGACACGGACGGGCTGCGGGCCCGGGTGGCGGGCCGGACGGGGTCGCTGGCCCGGACGTTCGACCAGGTGTGCGCGGTGCTGGCGGACCGGGGCTACCTGAGCGCGGACGGGGAGGTCACCGAGGCGGGCCGGATGCTGGCCCGGATCTGGACGGAGGCGGACCTGCTCGTCGCCGAGTGCCTGCGCCAGGGCGTCTGGGAGGGCCTGGCCCCCGAGGAACTGGCCGCCGCGGTGTCCGTGGTGCTGTACGAGTCGCGCCGCGAGGGCGACGAGCGGGCCTCGATGCCCAAGGGCCCGACCACCGCCGCGGTGGACGCCTGCGGGAAGCTGTGGTCGGAGATCGAGTCGGCCGAGGCCGCCCGTGGCCTGTCGCTGACCCGCGAGCCGGACCTGGGGTTCGTCTGGCCGATGTACCGCTGGGCCCGGGGTGAGCCGCTCGCCAAGGTGCTGGCCAGCGGCTCCAACTACGACCAGGACATGCCCGCCGGTGACTTCGTCCGCTGGGCGCGGCAGGTGCTCGACCTGCTCGGCCAGCTCAAGGACGCGTCGGGGGTGTCGCCGACGGTGCGCGACACCGCCCGCCGGGCGATCGGTGCGGTCAACCGGGGGGTGCTGGCCCACCAGCCGACCCTCTGA